Below is a window of Populus alba chromosome 2, ASM523922v2, whole genome shotgun sequence DNA.
CaaccacttaattttttttctaagtacaAGCTTATCTTTCATAGGTTTCTTTATCTATTAGaaaatttttctaagtatgaAGTCATTTATATCTCACCTCACTTTCCTATAGGTTTTCTAAGTACGAGTTCCTCCATAGTTTCCCTCTACatacttaaaaatttattcaaacatgGTACACACCCCATACACATGGGCTCTCCGGCACTTTACCCGAGGTTTCCACtcattttctcatatgaaaaaaattcgaTGAACTTGTCATGATAATCAGGTATTTTTAAAAGTCTTTGCATATTAATATCACAAAGACTTGGGGGCTTATTGATGAACCCAAATTTAACAGGCTCAAACCCCCCCCCAACAACCCAAAAAGAATAGGTCCAAGCGATGTGTGGACAACActaatttgagaatttttttaggaattttataCTGatgcaatattttattattttgagtgGAATACATTTCAAAATACTACATTAATTTATAAGGGTGAAATGACTCTTCAACCTCCTTTCTCCATTAAAGTACAAGATTCATTTCATGGGCAATAAACACCCCATGAATACACCAAGTTTAAGGCTCACAATCTCTTCATTCTCAATATATTTAACACGTATATTTTCAGGTTTTAtctatctaaaatatattttcaatttctctctctctaaaaaaaatattaacttaaacaTTTGAGAGTCTCTAAATCTACCAAAATGGACATTATAACTTGCATCATAGCCAAGcattaagaaaaaatgattaaaaatattttattttcatgatttggCATTTAATCAATTAGCATGTTTaacatttcaaaaaagaaaaaataatatttgtattggcatattttcaaaatatgtgttgtatatattttttttatttaataacaagtttattaagcCCATTAAAAACCTTTTCCAAAGTAAATGGCCTACTAGGCCTACATacctaaaaaccaaaaacctatttttttggGAAAATAAACAATGATAATTGTAATAGCCCAGCCCAACTTGCTATATATTATCCGCTTTGAGCCTTACCATCCTCATAGTTTTATTCCTGATGACGTGAGCCCATATCTGAGCCTGACACCCCAAAACGAGTATGACAAGTTAGTAACCAGCACTCTTAATAAGGTCAACTATCAATCCCTCACCCGCAGATATGGGATATGACAATCCACCCCCCTTAAAAAGAGCCTGACGACCTCGTCGGCACAACTGGACAACCAGTGAGGTCGgttctgataccaaatgtaacagcTCGGTCCAACTTGCCATATATTATCTGTtttgggccttaccgccctcacgaTTTTGTTCTTGATGACGCGAGCCCACATCTGAGTTTAACGCCTCGAAACGTGTATGACAAGTTAGTAACTAGCACTCTTAATAAGGTCAGCTACAAATCCTTTACCTGCCGATGTGGGATAtgacaataatatttttcaataaaaaggcCAAACCCTATTTTTGCCATTCTTATTGGATAAAAGctcattttaaaattcaattcaaaaactaTTTAAGGTAAATGGACCTATAATGAGTTGTTacctcaaatataaaaataatataatttttaaacctcaaataaatttgaaaatattcataatatCAAAGTCAAGAATACCAACTCGAACTTACACTCACTAAtgctaaaattagaaatatcatctaaaataaatattaatgctAGAATcatgaatattaatattcacCAATGccaaattttaaaacacatttagGATCATTTTTCATTAACGGTAGAGTTAGGAATATTAACGCCATGAATATAAATACTTTTCAGCTAAATATTAACTAATGTCAAAGTTACGAATATCGGACCTTTGCATGTAATACTTACTAATGCTAGAGTTGGAAGTATTTTTAGTTCAATTTTTCATCGACACTAGAGTCGAGAGTATTATAGGCAAACCATCAATAGTATAGCACAACAAACCTTCAACAATTTaggacaaaaccaacaatgcaacCTATCTCGAGTAGAATGCCTTATGactaatagtattttttttcttttgcataatCAATCTCATaccataaaatttatgtttataaaCTAGGGTTTTATAGTAACTATAATATGAGGTGACAATGTTTTAAACAAGATCtttccaatataaaaaaaaaaaaaaaaaaaaagatgtcacatatatattcttttccAGTCTTTTTCAAAGGTCATCGCAACGTCGAGTAACgacaaaaacaactttttttatatattatgtatataaatagttatcaaacatattattttaaaaatcacaattcaaaatatatactaacatgtaattaatatttaagaaaacttTAACACGTAACCAATAAGGAAAACAATGCAAAGAATTTCTATTAAGCTCTTCTCTCAAGCGTCAACCTTAAGCTCCGCCCTTGAGTCATGAAGTTGTCAATAACAATATGCTTGTTTTATACAGGGTTGTTTGTCACTCCTCTAGACTTGTAATGGAAATAGTAAACCAAGCAAAACTGGAAAtgtaataattcatttttctatATGCTTGATCCGGTCAGAAGTTGGGATCCAATTGCCGTAGTTTCCAGCTCACAGAAGTTCTGATTTTCTTCGCAACTGCTGAGTAAAATAATCGCACAGACATCATAATCGACATGGATCTTTTAAAGCTCTTACCTACGggctaaaaaaacatttgggtCACAAATCACAATGGCTAATTCAAAGAATCCAGCAGAAAGCTGGAGAAATTTATTGGATGATGTAGCTTTCTGCTGGGAGTTTAGTTGCTTTAAAGTttgaattcttctttttttctttttgtcacaATCTTTCTTCTATTTTACTCTTTAACTATTGTCTTTTCCCCCAACTCAGTCCACCATATTACAAACTGAGATATCTGGTTGTTGACTCGTCACCGGCCACCACAGTGACATGTTGGACGTATTATATATCTGTTTTGCCTGACCAGTTTGTCACGTTCCCAATTAATAGGTTTATGTTTACGATACAACTACAAAACAAACACCGATGATAGACATCTCTGGCCTGAGTGGCTGGTGGGTGAAAATAACACGATTAACCAGTTCAATAAACGGCAAAAGCATGATCTGTTCAATACGGACTGTAATTGACCTTGCAGGCTTTCTCTTGGCACTCAAAATTAAACTTGTCTTATTTTCGGCCAAATTCCCTTGTGTAGCAGCGTTAACATGTTCATTGGATCAATGTATAGGAGGCTCACAGAGCGATTATCATAcggggaaaagaaagaagaaagagatctAGTAAAGCTAATGTTTAGTTAAACAGAAATTCATAACTTCTTCATTAACAAGATCAAGATGGTACAAATGCACTTTGTTTCTCGATCTTTACCATAATAGACACATACATGCTATATCTTATCACTCCTTCCTTGCATTGCAACCATTGACATCAAAGCACAAATCACAAACTAGTGATATATAGAACCTAAATTAACTCGATTAATTGACCCTTCAAAACAGCCAGTGAGGGGTTTTTTTCTCAACCTTTTTCTCCTTGATAGTATCCAAGGTAGGCTTCCAAGTCCCTTTACCAGAAAGCTGCCTACTCAAATACTCGGGCCTACTCTCAGCAATCTCTGTTAACTCGGAATCATATTTCTCCATGGCTGGCTTCTCCTCCACGTGACATTCCTTCTTTTGCATAACAAATATTTGCTCCTCTCCAGTTCCAGAAGGGCATATCCTAGCAAATAGCGGGAGAAACCTTGACGATGATAGAAGAGACTGTGACCTTAAAACCGAGTTTGCACTCAAAAGAACACGCCTCGCTTCCCCTGATGACAATGACGCTGGTTTCCCTCGCTTAACGGGCAGCATTAGGTACACCTTCTTCAACTCTAGCTTCTTGTCAGCTGGCAATGGTGCTGGCCTTTTCTCAGTAAAATCCGAGCGAAACTCGACCACAACTTGCTGTGGATACTCTAGCATTAGCTCAGCCGCTGTTAGGGGCGTGTCAAACTCAAAAACCCTGCCATCCCATAGAATCACTCTCCCAATCCCTGCAGAATTCGATGAATTGGGGTATGTGATGTAGTTTCCCATTTCAAGTAGAGAAGAAAAACTTAATGCAAGAGGAAGTAGCTAGCTAGGGAGGTTAGTTTTGGGGGGTTCTTATTGAGCCGTGTGTGGGGAAAGTGAGAGGTGTTTGTTAAACCGCTCCATCTTGTGACGGAAGCAATGGTGGAATGGGtagtaaacaaaaaattagaCCAAGTTGTTGCATGAGGTATGTTTAATCCAAAGTGTTTGACCTCTTACAGGTATGGTAGGCTTGATCCGATCCTCGTGGATTCTATTGGACTTCGACTTGTCTGTGGGGTCACAAGAAGTGGCCTGTTAAAGTTTTTGTACcaaatgttttgaggaagtCAGAAGAACGGTTCAACTATAACTACA
It encodes the following:
- the LOC118046858 gene encoding uncharacterized protein; this translates as MGNYITYPNSSNSAGIGRVILWDGRVFEFDTPLTAAELMLEYPQQVVVEFRSDFTEKRPAPLPADKKLELKKVYLMLPVKRGKPASLSSGEARRVLLSANSVLRSQSLLSSSRFLPLFARICPSGTGEEQIFVMQKKECHVEEKPAMEKYDSELTEIAESRPEYLSRQLSGKGTWKPTLDTIKEKKVEKKTPHWLF